The Terriglobus roseus region CAAATTGGCATAGTAGTAGTTGCGATAGGTATTTGAGAGCACCGTGAAGTAGTTCGCAGCCTGCGCCGGATTCTTCTCAACATCACGCAGCAAACGGCCGCGCCAATACAGCGCAGTAGGCACTTCCTGTCCTAAGGGGAAGCGCATGATCTGCTCATCCATCAGGCGTGCAGCCTCTGGATAGTTCCGCAAACGGTAGTTCAACCAAGCCGACCGCCAGTGCGCACTCGGCGCATAGGTGCTGTTCGGAAACATCTCAAACAGCTTCCCGTAGTGCGCAACCGCCTGCGTCGAGTCCCGTTTGATCAGATACATATTGCCGCCGGAATACAGCGCCTCTTCCAGCCAACGACTCTTCGGGAAGCGCTGCTCCATCTGCTGCAAAATCGACGCGTGCCCCGCGGTATCGCCTTCGTTACGCGAAATCTCCGCCAGGATATAAAGCTTCAGAGCTGCACTGTCATCGCCCGTATCCGGCAGCTTCTCTGCATCACGCCGCGAAAGATGCTTCAACTTCAAATCGCAAACTGCACCATAGATGTCCAACGCATCACGATCCGCCTGCGACAGCGATGGATCATTCTTAATCGCGTCGTACTCCGCGCCCGCCTCGCCATAGCGCTTCGCATTGAATAGCGCATCCGCATGCAGCTTGCGCTCACCCGCCGTGGGGCCAGCATTCAGTTGCTGCAGCGCCAAACGCGACTGCTGCGCTTCAGGCGAAAACGGCAACCGCACAAAGATCTGCCGATAGATCGACACCGCAGCGGCCGTATCACCAGCCATCTGGTGCGCCTTCGCCTCAGTAATCAGATAGTCAGCACTCTGCGCCTTCGGCTGCCCCATCAGAATCGCCAATGCCCGTAGCGCGTTATTCGCATCGTTATTTAAGAGATAAGCATTCGCCAGCGTCACCGGCGCACTCGCCACAAAGATGCTCGCCGGATACTTCTGCGCAAAATTCGTCAGCAGAGTAATGGCCGTAGAAGCATCACGATTATTCAGCGCCGACTGCGCCGCAAGATAATCGGCATAATCACGCAGCGCACTTCCCTGCGCCGCAGCTTGTTTGTATGCACTTACTGAATCGCCATAGCGACGATCCGCGGCATACGCATGTCCCATCGCCAGATACGCTGCTGCAGCACCTTCTCCCGGATGCGCGCCCGCATAGTTCTGTACACCGGCAAACGCGGCCGTCGAACGTCCAGCAGCCAACTGCTGCGCCATCGGTCGCAGCGTCGAGCTCTCAACAAACGCAGTATGCAGTGTCTTCGACTGAACGGTCGGCTCCGAGACCACACGAGTCGTCTTCGCATGCGTTCCACTTTTCAGCGCATGGCTACTCGAAGCCTTGCTGCTCTTCGCATGACTCGTGGTGGACTTGCTCTTCGCAGTCGAACTCGTCTTTGCCGAGCTATGTGTCGACGAGGCAGTCGAGTGCGTTGCCTTTTTCTTCTGCGCCGCGGCATGCACCGCGTCCGCAAACACCAAAGGCAAAGACAAAACCGCAACAGCGGCCAAAGCAGAACCGGATCGGAAGAAAACCCTCACGTTACCACTCTAGGATGCAGAAGCCTCTTCGAGCCTCAACCCACACAATTTGGACGAACCAAGCAAGGTAACGACCCGCAATTCCGCTCTTGTGGTTTTGCCTCAAGGGTTTATCTCGCGCGCACCCATCGCGTTTCGATTACACAGCCCGAGTCGCCATTTCGCGTCACGCGATTTGAAGAACAATCCCCGAGCAAAGGCCCTTTGGTACAGTGGGGGAGTTTTGCCCCTTCAATAACATCAAAAAAAATCTGGTAGGAGTTAAAAGTTCCCCCATGTCTCAGTCGTACGTTAATAAAGTCGTCTACGGAAAAGCTCTCTCAGTTCTGGCACTCGCGCTTAGCCTGGCGCCCGCTTCCTTCGCGCAAGATGCTGTTGTTACAGCCCTGAAGCAGAAGTACCGCCTCTCCGAGATCAACTCGCAGGGAGTCGTCGCAAACCCTGGAACTGTATTGACGATTGAGGCAGACGGCATCAATGCCGAGCCCTACCCCACCATGATCACGTTCGAGAATCCGGTAGTAGACGGGCAGGTGAAGCAACGTTCCAAGGGCCTCGGCTTCCTCAAGAGCTCGAACCTGCAGATCCTACAGCCAGGCCAGAAGGTGTACATCACCAAGATCAATGACAGCTCCGACGCCAAAGAAGATTCGCTGAAGGTCACCATCCTGACCACCGACGCTGTTCTGGCCACATTCGGCAGTGGATACGGCCAGTACCGCACTTCCAAGCGCTACTCCACCACACTGGCATTCAAGCTCCCCGCCGGAACCCTTGCTCACATGTCCCCGGAAGACGCCGCAAAAACGATCGAAGCAGTCCTCTCCGTAAATCAGGGAGATCAGGTGCGTGCGCGCGATTCCGGTACCGTTGCGCGCTCATGCGAACCGCATTGTGCTGTTTCCACCACCACAGGCACCGTCGTCGGCAACGCAGTGGTCGCGCCCACCGCACCTGCAGCCGCTGCCCCAACCATCGGCCTCGGACAAACTCCGGAACAGGTAACCGCCATCCTGGGCGCGCCAAGCCAGATCATCGACCTCGGCGCAAAGAAGATTTACAAGTATCCCGACATGAAGATCATCTTCACCGGCGGCAAAGTCAGCGACGTGCAGTAGCTCTCCCGGCCTAATTACCGGCAGTATTCAGGGCACTTTCGCAAGAGAGTGCCCTGAATGCTTTCTGCAGGAATCCACACCCCAATCGCTAAAAAAATCAAGCCTAATTTCCCACCATCATTTCCACCTCACACAGGCGTAAAGTGAAATTTCGGTAGCTGTTCGGGCAACCTTTGTGAAACCACAAGAGCCCGCCACCGACCTGCACATCTGCCCTACATCTTGTGCTTGCGCCCACCCTCTGGGCAAGCTACAGTGTTCCTACTTCAGATGTCGCGCCACCCGCGTATGCCAAACAAGGCGCGCGCCTGGCGAAAAGAAAGCGTAAAATGGAAGGGGAGGCGGAAGCCCCTTTCGCACGAAATACAGGAGTCGCGCGCCCCCAAGAAACGCGACTCAGAACGGCGTCCATGCGGGCGCAAAAGCAAGGAGCCCCCATTGGCGACAACGGCACAAACAAGCCTCTCTGATATCACTCCCGGATTCCCCGTCCGTGACGAAACCCCTGTCATGCACGTGAAGAAGCGCAACGGCTCGCTAGAAGCCGTGGACGTAAACAAGATCGTCCGTGCTGTGCAGCGTTCGTCGCAGAGCCTTCCGCACGTCGATGCCATGCGCATCGCCTCCAAGACCATCGGCGGCTTGTACGACGGCGCCACCACGCGCGAGCTGGACGCCATCTCCATTGACACCGCGGCGTCGCTCATCGCGGAAGAGCCGCAGTACTCCAAGCTGGCCGCACGCCTGCTCCTGGCCACCATCTTGAAGGAAGTCGCCGGGCAGAACCTGCACTCCTTCTCGCAGTCCATTGAGTACGGTTTCCAGCAGGGCGTCGTTGGCCCCGCCGTGGCAGAGTTCGTCTCCGTCCACGCCCGCAAGCTGAACCACGCCATCGACGAGAACTTCTCGGACCGCTTCGAGTACTTCGGCCTGCGCACCGTGTATGACCGCTATCTGCTCCGCGATCCCCTCTCGCGCAAGGTCATTGAAACGCCGCAGCACTTCTTCCTGCGCGTGGCTTGTGGTCTGGCCGGTACGCCGCACGAAGCCATCGAGTTCTATCAGCTCATCGCCGCGCACGACTACATGCCGTCGTCGCCCACGCTCTTCAACAGCGGCACTAAGCATCCGCAGATGTCCAGCTGCTACCTGCACGATTCCCCGCAGGACTCGCTGGAATCCATCTACGACTCCTATAAGGACGTCGCTCTGCTGTCCAAGTTCTCCGGCGGCATCGGCCTCGCCTTCCATCGCGTCCGCAGCGAAGGTTCGCTCATCCGTGCAACGAACGGCCTCAGCAACGGCATCATCCCGTGGCTGCGCACGCTGGATTCGTCCGTTGCTGCCGTGAACCAGGGCGGCAAGCGCAAGGGCGCATGCTGCGTTTACCTGGAACCGTGGCACGCCGACATCGAAAGCTTCCTCGAACTCCGCGAAAACACCGGCGATCTTTCCCGTCGTACCTACAACCTGAATACCGCCAACTGGATCCCCGACCTCTTCATGAAGCGCGTGGACGAGGACGGCATGTGGTCGCTCTTCGATCCCAAGCTCGTTCCCAACTTCCCCGACCTCTACGGCGAAGAGTTTGAGCAGGCATACCTGCAGGCAGAAGAAGGCAAGATCTACCACCGCCAGGTGAAGGCACGCGACCTCTACGCCCGCATGATGCGTTCGCTCGCAGAAACCGGCAACGGCTGGATGACCTTCAAGGACGCCTGCAACGTCAAGAACAACCAGACCGGCGCACCCGGCAACGTGATCCATCTGTCGAACCTCTGCACAGAGATCACGGAAGTCACCAGCAAGGACGAAACCGCGGTCTGCAACCTGGGTTCCGTCAACCTGGGCCGCCACGTCAAGCTCGACGAAAACAACAACGTCGTCTTCGACTTCGAAAAGCTGGCCAACACCGTGCGCATCGCCGTGCCCATGTTGGACCGTGTCATCGACATCAACTTCTACCCCGTGCAGCAGGCCGCCAAGGCAAACAGCCGCTGGCGCCCTGTGGGTCTAGGTGTCATGGGTTTGCAGGACGTCTTCTTCCAGATGCGTCTTCCCTTTGACTCGCCCGAAGCACAGGCGCTGTCCACCAAAATTCAGGAAGAGATCTACTACTACGCCATGCTGGCCACCACGGAGCTTGCCGAAAAGAACGGCGCACACGCCAGCTTCGACGAAACCCGTCTCGCCCATGGCCAGTTCCAGTTCGATCTCTGGAAGGTCACGCCCTCTGAACCGGCACGTTGGGACGCGCTGCGTGAGCGCATCCTGAAGACCGGCGTACGCAACTCGCTGGTCATCGCGATTGCCCCCACCGCCACCATCGCTTCCATCGTCGGCTGCTACGAGTGCATCGAGCCGCAGATCAGCAACCTCTTCAAGCGCGAAACCCTCTCAGGCGAGTTCCTGCAGGTGAATCGCTATCTCATCAACGAGCTCAAAGCACTCGGCATGTGGAATGAAGAGATGCGCATGAAGCTCAAGATGAGCGAGGGTTCCGTCCAGAACATCGAAGAACTCACCGACGAGCTCAAGGCCATCTATCGCACCGTCTGGGAAGTCCCCATGCGTTCGCTCATTGACATGGCCGCGGCACGTAACGCGTACATCGATCAGGCGCAGTCGCTGAACCTCTTCAGCGAGTCGCCCAACATCGGCCGCCTCTCCTCCATGTACATGCACGCTTGGAAGAAGGGCCTCAAGACCACCTACTACCTGCGCTCGCGCCCCGCAACGAAGATTGCCAAGGCCACCGTGCAAAAGGGCTCCATGGTCGCAGCCACGCCGTCGCAGCAGTTGCAGAACGTCCCGGTGCCCACACCGGAACAGCAGCCGCTTGACGCCTCCGCTGCCATCGCCTGCTCTCTCGAAAACCCAGAGAGCTGCGAAGCCTGCCAGTAATCCGAGGGCGCTCCGTTCTTTCAACCGGAGCGCCTCCTCTTTAGTTCGTCATCCTGAGCGGAGCGCAGCGAAGTCGAAGGACCTGCATTCCCTTCACTCAGCCCGAAAACTTCCATCGTCCACGAGACACACTCAGCCGACGACACATTGCGAAGCAATGTCGAGAACAGTACGAAGTACCAGGAGAACCACCGATGTCCACCGAAACCCTCACGCACGGATCATCCGTTGCCGTTCCCGACACCATCCTCGATCCGGGCCTATGCCTCACGCTACGCCCCATGAAGTACCCGCAGTTCTACGACATGTTCCGCGACGGCATTAAGAACACGTGGACCGTGGAAGAAGTCGACTTCTCCACCGACCTGGTCGATCTGCGTGCCAAGATCACACCGGCTGAAATCCACACGATCAAGCGTCTCGTCGCCTTCTTCGCGACTGGAGATTCTATCGTGTCGAATAACCTCGTGCTCAACCTCTACAAGCACATCAATTCGCCGGAAGCGCGTCTATATCTCTCGCGCCAGCTCTACGAAGAGGCCGTGCACGTGCAGTTCTACCTCACGCTGCTCGACAACTACGTTCCCGACCCCAACGAGCGCGCTGAGGCCTTCGCCGCCGTTGAGAACATCCCCTCCATCAACAAAAAAGCCGACTTCTGCATGAAGTGGATGGACAGCATCCAGCAGCTCGACCACCTGTCCACCAAGGCAGACCGTCGCAACTTCCTGCTGAACCTCATCTGCTTCGCTGCCTGCATTGAAGGCCTGTTCTTCTTCGCAGCCTTCGCATATGTCTACTTCTTCCGCAGCAAGGGCCTGCTCCACGGCCTCGCCTCGGGCACCAACTGGGTCTTCCGCGACGAGAGCTGCCACATCGAATTTGCCTTCGAAGTCGTTCGCGTCGTCCGCGAGCAGGAACCCGACCTCTGGGACGCTCAGCTTGAAGACCAGATCCGCGAAATGATGGCCGAAGCCATTGACGCCGAAGCCCAGTTTGCAGAAGACCTGCTCTCCGGCGGCGTCGCCGGTCTCTCCGTCCGCGACATGCGCGCTTACCTCGGCTACGTGGCTGACTCCCGCCTCGTTCGCCTCGGCATCGAGCCGCACTTCAAGACGAAGAACCCCTTTTCCTTCATGGA contains the following coding sequences:
- a CDS encoding transglycosylase SLT domain-containing protein, whose protein sequence is MRVFFRSGSALAAVAVLSLPLVFADAVHAAAQKKKATHSTASSTHSSAKTSSTAKSKSTTSHAKSSKASSSHALKSGTHAKTTRVVSEPTVQSKTLHTAFVESSTLRPMAQQLAAGRSTAAFAGVQNYAGAHPGEGAAAAYLAMGHAYAADRRYGDSVSAYKQAAAQGSALRDYADYLAAQSALNNRDASTAITLLTNFAQKYPASIFVASAPVTLANAYLLNNDANNALRALAILMGQPKAQSADYLITEAKAHQMAGDTAAAVSIYRQIFVRLPFSPEAQQSRLALQQLNAGPTAGERKLHADALFNAKRYGEAGAEYDAIKNDPSLSQADRDALDIYGAVCDLKLKHLSRRDAEKLPDTGDDSAALKLYILAEISRNEGDTAGHASILQQMEQRFPKSRWLEEALYSGGNMYLIKRDSTQAVAHYGKLFEMFPNSTYAPSAHWRSAWLNYRLRNYPEAARLMDEQIMRFPLGQEVPTALYWRGRLLRDVEKNPAQAANYFTVLSNTYRNYYYANLARQQLQQMGTQTLTTPADALGYVKTPPAPTLVAALPENDPHLIKARLLANAALNEYIGPEIQASGTASQWGALAEAEIYSSYGENVRALQAVKRSGSGLYTLPVSEVPTEYWTLLFPRPYWSDLTASAEAQGLDPYLVASLIRQESEFNPGAISRANAMGLMQLLPGVGKQEAKRAGIKKFTAPMLLNPSTNLKLGTMNLREVLGRWNNTPEYALAAYNAGDVPVRNWVGEGNYKDLPEFVESIPYTETREYVQSILRNREMYRQLYR
- a CDS encoding ribonucleoside-diphosphate reductase subunit alpha — protein: MATTAQTSLSDITPGFPVRDETPVMHVKKRNGSLEAVDVNKIVRAVQRSSQSLPHVDAMRIASKTIGGLYDGATTRELDAISIDTAASLIAEEPQYSKLAARLLLATILKEVAGQNLHSFSQSIEYGFQQGVVGPAVAEFVSVHARKLNHAIDENFSDRFEYFGLRTVYDRYLLRDPLSRKVIETPQHFFLRVACGLAGTPHEAIEFYQLIAAHDYMPSSPTLFNSGTKHPQMSSCYLHDSPQDSLESIYDSYKDVALLSKFSGGIGLAFHRVRSEGSLIRATNGLSNGIIPWLRTLDSSVAAVNQGGKRKGACCVYLEPWHADIESFLELRENTGDLSRRTYNLNTANWIPDLFMKRVDEDGMWSLFDPKLVPNFPDLYGEEFEQAYLQAEEGKIYHRQVKARDLYARMMRSLAETGNGWMTFKDACNVKNNQTGAPGNVIHLSNLCTEITEVTSKDETAVCNLGSVNLGRHVKLDENNNVVFDFEKLANTVRIAVPMLDRVIDINFYPVQQAAKANSRWRPVGLGVMGLQDVFFQMRLPFDSPEAQALSTKIQEEIYYYAMLATTELAEKNGAHASFDETRLAHGQFQFDLWKVTPSEPARWDALRERILKTGVRNSLVIAIAPTATIASIVGCYECIEPQISNLFKRETLSGEFLQVNRYLINELKALGMWNEEMRMKLKMSEGSVQNIEELTDELKAIYRTVWEVPMRSLIDMAAARNAYIDQAQSLNLFSESPNIGRLSSMYMHAWKKGLKTTYYLRSRPATKIAKATVQKGSMVAATPSQQLQNVPVPTPEQQPLDASAAIACSLENPESCEACQ
- a CDS encoding ribonucleotide-diphosphate reductase subunit beta encodes the protein MSTETLTHGSSVAVPDTILDPGLCLTLRPMKYPQFYDMFRDGIKNTWTVEEVDFSTDLVDLRAKITPAEIHTIKRLVAFFATGDSIVSNNLVLNLYKHINSPEARLYLSRQLYEEAVHVQFYLTLLDNYVPDPNERAEAFAAVENIPSINKKADFCMKWMDSIQQLDHLSTKADRRNFLLNLICFAACIEGLFFFAAFAYVYFFRSKGLLHGLASGTNWVFRDESCHIEFAFEVVRVVREQEPDLWDAQLEDQIREMMAEAIDAEAQFAEDLLSGGVAGLSVRDMRAYLGYVADSRLVRLGIEPHFKTKNPFSFMELQDVQELTNFFERRVSAYQTAVGGEVAFEDDF